A genomic segment from Bacillus rossius redtenbacheri isolate Brsri chromosome 5, Brsri_v3, whole genome shotgun sequence encodes:
- the LOC134532311 gene encoding gustatory receptor for sugar taste 64f-like yields MQTSVFPRRPRGTEDGDTRGAHLAGRFASDRNSLFGATRAVVVAAQFFALLPVHGITGPNASALEFRWRSARTARSLLMAASHAVAFCFCSNRFFSARFTFSNIAQVIFFLYACGMTLAFVRLATRWPGIARRWEWVELETRGYGHPRGLARKVRAIAASALALAALEHVFSNVSKLRRGLLCSRGGADWVRAYFVNNYSHVFALTNYSVWKGAATLYVNVIATFTWTFADLFLIVVSVAVAARFRALNEFLRGVRGKEVSHRLWGKVRRDYNQLTRLAARLDSCLSGLVLLSFANNMYFICLQLNYSLRLRGLTLDAAYFYTSLTFIVLRAAAVLFCAASVHDESKQPKRILQSVPSRSYCLEVERLLLQVSCHDVAFTGLHLFSVNHRLILTVFSAVITYQIVLIQMNASSTYEYSVPSGFNASTDCLQ; encoded by the exons ATGCAGACGTCCGTGTTTCCCCGGCGCCCCCGCGGGACGGAGGACGGCGACACCAGGGGCGCCCACTTGGCCGGGCGCTTCGCCAGCGACCGCAACTCCCTGTTCGGCGCGACGCGGGCGGTCGTCGTGGCCGCGCAGTTCTTCGCGCTGCTGCCCGTGCACGGCATCACCGGCCCCAACGCCTCCGCCCTCGA GTTCCGGTGGCGCAGCGCCCGTACCGCCCGCAGCCTCCTGATGGCGGCCAGCCACGCCGTCGCCTTCTGCTTCTGCAGCAACAGGTTCTTCTCCGCGCGCTTCACCTTCTCCAACATCG CGCAGGTGATCTTCTTCCTGTACGCCTGCGGCATGACGCTGGCGTTCGTGCGGCTGGCGACCCGCTGGCCTGGCATCGCGCGCCGCTGGGAGTGGGTGGAGCTGGAGACGCGTGGCTACGGACACCCGCGCGGCCTGGCGCGCAAGGTGCGGGCCATCGCGGCCAGCGCCCTCGCGCTTGCCGCAC TGGAACACGTGTTCTCCAACGTGAGCAAGCTGCGGCGCGGCCTGCTGTGCTCGCGCGGCGGCGCCGACTGGGTGCGCGCCTACTTCGTCAACAACTACTCGCACGTGTTCGCCCTGACGAACTACTCGGTGTGGAAGGGCGCGGCGACGCTGTACGTCAACGTCATCGCCACGTTCACCTGGACCTTCGCCGACCTGTTCCTCATCGTGGTGAGCGTGGCGGTGGCCGCGCGGTTCCGCGCGCTCAACGAGTTCCTGCGCGGCGTGCGCGGCAAG GAAGTGTCGCACCGACTGTGGGGGAAGGTACGCAGAGACTACAACCAGCTGACACGCCTCGCAGCACGGCTCGACTCCTGCCTGTCCGGTCTGGTGCTGCTCTCCTTTGCCAACAACATGTACTTCATCTGCCTACAACTCAACTACAGTCTCAGGCTCAG GGGGCTGACGCTGGACgcagcctacttctacacgtcgCTGACCTTCATCGTGCTGCGCGCGGCCGCGGTGCTCTTCTGCGCGGCGAGCGTGCACGACGAGAGCAAGCAGCCCAAGAGGATCCTGCAGTCCGTGCCGTCGCGCAGCTACTGCCTGGAG GTGGAACGGCTGCTGCTGCAAGTGTCGTGCCACGACGTCGCCTTCACCGGCCTGCACCTCTTCTCCGTCAACCACAGGCTCATCCTCACG GTATTCAGCGCAGTGATCACCTACCAGATCGTCCTCATTCAGATGAACGCATCGTCCACGTACGAATATAGCGTTCCATCAGGGTTCAACGCCAGCACGGACTGTCTCCAGTGA
- the LOC134532095 gene encoding uncharacterized protein LOC134532095 has product MERVLEYGEEAVGSRFQLLVQVAPEASVESSSTETDEVSEPSTPSARSEPDLQKPAYPATEGMPEGINVKVYPLTAKGLVESFLDKCPPGVTAALTSHLLATHHQPAVRQTTTTPAPELNLAAVHDNETFIKSINLM; this is encoded by the coding sequence ATGGAGCGCGTGCTCGAGTACGGGGAGGAAGCCGTGGGGAGTCGCTTCCAGCTGCTCGTCCAGGTGGCGCCGGAGGCATCGGTCGAGTCCTCGTCCACAGAGACGGACGAGGTCTCCGAGCCGTCGACGCCCTCCGCCCGGTCGGAACCCGACCTGCAGAAGCCGGCGTACCCCGCGACGGAGGGCATGCCCGAGGGCATCAACGTCAAGGTGTACCCGCTGACCGCCAAGGGCCTGGTGGAGTCCTTCCTCGACAAGTGTCCGCCGGGCGTGACAGCGGCCCTCACAAGCCACCTTCTGGCCACTCACCACCAGCCAGCAGTTCGACAGACAACCACAACTCCCGCGCCAGAGCTCAACCTGGCAGCAGTCCACGATAATGAGACATTTATCAAATCTATTAATTTAATGTGA
- the LOC134532310 gene encoding dipeptidyl peptidase 3-like, whose amino-acid sequence MADKEDAEPSYSESDDEVSVEEEPPTDVTVSIGEELYRFTKVDSSLQFSALPETLQFFYHYITDACWCGSLIIFFQTSAESPDILLFLLKLFTPQSLSELETSSEENGVSQVDFGALVFYAARFFSVRGNRYESQKFFPRLPQYTLFTIMESSLAWSSENELMNALWKRVVIPMYAESPSTATHLTNPGEQEDARLVRQYLVSENIPVWNARFTKSLMRQGATFDIKLASVVEEEDAGYVLGPEMCFFKVTKGDYSFILKEVIRSLTTAKLYTADDLEKDIIDRYIASFMTGVAADHREGSSLWMNTDSQYAEWYLGFIELLRNPVKGFAEFQGFVGLLNSDVFQFYKNFLTSAGTLIHLLPWGKEYEMENFVTPKLITADLVMFCGHTVPALKNVPVYEEIRSAEGFKNVVFCNLIFNDNINIEEAFLQQNDVDILWKYANTAHKIHLGLKLVMGLGCGKLFRREGNNFNFPVRRMRHPILKDKIRTWYEGNETFFNKFGELSETLEECRALCIALYLSSYTEVMSLFDVPEEEFEDIIYAIWLWQVYSSVATSLHGYDAPNKQWFDPKAQANFVILRVLLEAEERVVHISEPEYGKRITIHVDRTKILTAGRRAVGDFVRKLHIFKCTADVTSARKLYDRYSVVPEEGRYPLGRWDVLTAETHSAPVRMFLHSNTLHVEHGEPQPTEDPAPAKHSPQDNQWVTGKVARGPAGNAGDSLQASRRKKGPSAEETAADRSVAGTESPSPVPQDTHGLPDPPVGQHNELKEVEEKENDSVVNENHTEEKKSDPLLGQQNEFKEVEEKENDSVVNENHTEEKKSDPLLGQQNEFKEVEEKENDSVVNENHTEEKKPEDQNNLTSEQNEANERNDEAEIEEEDGDMIENGPMLDGGTVDAGPSDEKQAPPPTPVLSNNEMFFQKKTR is encoded by the exons ATGGCTGACAAGGAAGATGCCGAGCCATCGTACTCTGAGTCTGATGATGAAGTTTCAGTGGAAGAGGAGCCTCCGACAGATGTGACCGTCTCCATCGGGGAGGAATTGTACCGCTTCACGAAGGTGGACAGCTCACTGCAGTTCTCAGCCTTGCCAGAGACACTGCAGTTCTTCTACCACTACATCACAGATGCGTGTTGGTGCGGCAGCTTGATCATTTTCTTCCAGACGTCCGCCGAGTCTCCGGACATACTGCTCTTCCTCCTAAAGCTGTTCACGCCTCAAAGCCTTTCAGAGCTCGAAACGTCGTCCGAGGAAAACGGCGTCTCACAGGTCGACTTCGGCGCTCTCGTTTTCTACGCGGCCAGGTTTTTCAGCGTGCGTGGGAATCGTTACGAATCTCAGAAGTTTTTCCCTCGCTTGCCCCAGTACACGCTGTTCACCATAATGGAGTCGAGCCTCGCGTGGAGCAGTGAAAACGAGCTCATGAACGCGCTGTGGAAACGCGTCGTGATCCCCATGTACGCGGAAAGCCCCAGCACGGCGACGCACCTGACGAATCCGGGCGAGCAAGAGGATGCCCGACTCGTGAGACAGTACCTCGTGAGTGAGAACATCCCTGTCTGGAACGCACGTTTCACCAAATCCTTGATGCGGCAAGGAGCTACGTTTGATATCAAGCTGGCTTCTGTCGTAGAAGAAGAAGACGCAGGGTATGTGTTGGGGCCTGAAATGTGTTTCTTCAAAGTTACCAAAGGTGATTATTCTTTCATCTTGAAAGAAGTGATAAGGAGCCTCACTACAGCAAAGTTATACACCGCAGATGATTTGGAGAAAGATATAATCGACCGCTACATAGCATCCTTCATGACTGGCGTGGCGGCTGACCATCGGGAAGGATCGAGCCTGTGGATGAACACGGACAGCCAGTACGCAGAATGGTATTTAGGATTTATCGAACTACTCCGGAATCCAGTTAAAGGTTTTGCTGAATTTCAAGGCTTTGTTGGATTGTTGAACTCTGACGTGTTtcaattttataaaaactttttgaCATCTGCAGGCACACTGATTCATCTCCTTCCATGGGGTAAAGAATATGAGATGGAAAATTTTGTAACTCCAAAACTTATCACAGCTGACCTTGTCATGTTTTGTGGTCATACAGTTCCTGCTTTAAAGAATGTTCCAGTGTACGAGGAAATCCGTTCTGCAGAGGGATTTAAGAATGTAGTGTTTTGTAATTTGATCTTCAATGATAACATCAACATTGAAGAAGCATTTCTGCAACAAAATGATGTTGATATTTTATGGAAGTATGCAAACACTGCACACAAAATTCATCTCGGCTTGAAACTTGTGATGGGTCTGGGCTGTGGCAAACTGTTCCGTAGGGAAgggaataattttaattttccagTCAGAAGGATGAGACATCCCATTTTGAAGGACAAAATACGCACGTGGTATGAAGGAAATGAAACATTCTTTAACAAGTTTGGTGAGCTAAGTGAGACATTAGAGGAATGTAGGGCACTTTGCATAGCTCTGTATCTATCTTCTTACACAGAAGTCATGAGTCTCTTTGACGTGCCTGAAGAAGAATTTGAGGATATTATTTACGCCATTTGGCTCTGGCAAGTCTACTCGTCCGTCGCTACGTCACTGCACGGATACGATGCTCCCAACAAGCAATGGTTCGACCCGAAGGCTCAGGCCAATTTCGTGATCCTCCGAGTGTTACTGGAAGCAGAAGAACGAGTGGTACACATCAGCGAGCCAGAGTACGGTAAGAGAATCACCATCCACGTCGACAGGACGAAAATCCTTACAGCCGGCAGAAGAGCAGTAGGTGATTTTGTGAGGAAGCTGCACATCTTCAAGTGCACTGCGGACGTGACTTCGGCCAGAAAGCTGTACGATCGCTACTCCGTGGTCCCGGAGGAGGGGCGGTATCCCTTGGGCCGGTGGGACGTGCTGACAGCGGAAACACACAGCGCGCCCGTCAGGATGTTTTTGCACAGCAACACGTTGCACGTCGAGCACGGAGAACCGCAGCCGACCGAGGACCCGGCTCCCGCTAAGCATAGCCCCCAGGACAACCAGTGGGTCACGGGAAAGGTGGCGAGAGGCCCGGCAGGCAATGCAGGAGACTCGCTGCAAGCCTCCAGAAGGAAGAAAGGCCCCAGTGCAGAGGAAACAGCAGCTGACAGGTCTGTCGCTGGTACCGAGAGTCCGAGCCCCGTACCACAGGACACACACGGCTTGCCAGACCCACCTGTGGGTCAACACAATGAATTAAAAGAAGTGGAAGAAAAGGAAAATGATTCTGTAGTAAATGAAAACCATACAGAGGAAAAGAAGTCAGACCCACTTCTGGGTCAACAAAATGAATTCAAAGAAGTGGAAGAAAAGGAAAATGATTCTGTAGTAAATGAAAACCATACAGAGGAAAAGAAGTCAGACCCACTTCTGGGTCAACAAAATGAATTCAAAGAAGTGGAAGAAAAGGAAAATGATTCTGTAGTAAATGAAAACCATACAGAGGAAAAGAAGCCAGAAGACCAGAATAATTTAACTAGCGAACAAAATGAAGCGAATGAAAGAAACGATGAAGCAGAAATTGAAGAGGAAGACGGAGACATGATTGAGAATGGACCGATGCTAGATGGAGGAACTGTGGACGCAGGCCCGAGCGACGAAAAACAGGCGCCTCCCCCCACGCCGGTGCTGTCAAACAATGAAATGTTCTTCCAG AAGAAGACGAGGTGA